One Antarctobacter heliothermus DNA segment encodes these proteins:
- a CDS encoding SDR family NAD(P)-dependent oxidoreductase, which yields MQVLITGANRGIGAALDNAFAARGVSVLGTARNDPKYLPLEVTDPASHSALAHRLDGQTIDTLVCNAGVYPDKGQTLDNGYPAEMWAHGFAVNVSGVFLTVQALLPNLLLSDKPRIAIISSQMASHARAPGGSYIYRASKAAVLNLGRNLATDLKPRGIAVGIYHPGWVRTDMGSSSADISVEEAAQGLKARFDELSLDKTGCFETWDGRAHPF from the coding sequence TGCAAGTCCTGATTACGGGGGCCAACCGGGGAATCGGCGCCGCCCTTGATAATGCCTTTGCCGCGCGCGGCGTGTCTGTTCTGGGCACAGCCCGCAATGACCCGAAATACCTGCCGCTGGAGGTCACCGACCCTGCGTCTCACAGTGCGCTTGCGCATCGGCTGGACGGACAGACCATCGACACGCTGGTTTGCAACGCCGGAGTTTATCCCGACAAAGGACAAACCTTGGATAACGGCTATCCGGCCGAGATGTGGGCGCACGGCTTTGCGGTAAATGTTTCCGGGGTCTTTCTGACGGTGCAGGCGCTGTTGCCCAATCTACTCCTGTCTGACAAACCCCGCATCGCCATCATTTCCTCGCAGATGGCGTCTCATGCTCGCGCGCCGGGCGGCAGTTACATCTACCGCGCCTCCAAGGCGGCAGTCCTGAATCTGGGGCGCAATCTGGCCACCGATCTAAAGCCGCGTGGCATAGCCGTCGGCATCTATCACCCCGGCTGGGTGCGGACAGACATGGGCAGCAGTTCAGCAGACATCAGCGTCGAGGAAGCGGCGCAGGGACTGAAGGCCCGCTTCGACGAACTGTCGCTGGACAAGACCGGCTGCTTCGAAACTTGGGACGGTCGTGCCCATCCCTTCTGA
- a CDS encoding SgcJ/EcaC family oxidoreductase — protein MPIPSDPIAKPDEFPAALARAWNRHCGQSIAALFTEDADFVNVSGLWWQGREAIAKPHDKLLQAAAYGQTTLTPDRTRTRYLTECMAQIMCQFTLSGRMHMDGSPREIQLWMVTALLQRQKAKEWLALNAQFTGITAGSEALIAMGKITRPDHITPRDL, from the coding sequence GTGCCCATCCCTTCTGACCCAATCGCAAAGCCGGATGAATTCCCGGCTGCTCTTGCGCGCGCGTGGAATCGCCATTGCGGGCAATCCATCGCCGCGCTTTTTACCGAAGACGCGGATTTCGTGAACGTTTCCGGTCTTTGGTGGCAGGGCCGTGAGGCCATTGCCAAGCCGCACGACAAACTCTTGCAGGCGGCGGCCTATGGCCAGACCACCCTGACGCCTGACAGGACCCGAACGCGATATCTGACCGAGTGTATGGCGCAAATCATGTGCCAGTTTACGCTGTCCGGGCGAATGCACATGGACGGGTCCCCCAGAGAAATCCAACTGTGGATGGTTACGGCGCTGTTGCAACGCCAAAAGGCGAAAGAATGGCTGGCGCTCAATGCCCAGTTCACGGGTATCACCGCCGGAAGTGAGGCCCTGATCGCCATGGGAAAGATCACGCGCCCTGACCATATCACTCCTCGCGATCTCTAG
- a CDS encoding aspartate kinase produces MPVLVMKFGGTSVATLDRIRRAAKRVGVEVAKGYDVIVIVSAMSGETNKLVGYVEETSPLFDAREYDAVVSSGENVTAGLMALTLQEMDVPARSWQGWQVPVMTTGAHANARIEDIPTDNISAKFGEGMKVAVVAGFQGISPEGRITTLGRGGSDTTAVAFAAAFGAVRCDIYTDVDGVYTTDPRICEKARKLDKIAFEEMLEMASLGAKVLQTRSVELAMRFKVPLRVLSSFEEMDDTAGTLVCDEDEIMESNVVAGVAHSRDEAKMTLVSVADRPGIAAAIFTPLAEAGVNVDMIVQNISEEGRTDMTFSCPTNQVARAEKAMEEAKTKGEINFHGIVADTNVAKVSVVGIGMRSHTGVAAKMFKVLSNDGINIKVITTSEIKISVLIERKYMELAVQALHDAFELDKSA; encoded by the coding sequence ATGCCCGTGCTCGTGATGAAATTCGGCGGCACCTCTGTCGCCACGCTGGACCGTATTCGCCGCGCCGCCAAGCGCGTGGGCGTCGAAGTGGCCAAGGGATATGACGTCATTGTCATCGTCTCTGCCATGTCGGGTGAGACCAACAAACTCGTCGGCTATGTCGAGGAAACCTCGCCGTTGTTCGATGCGCGTGAGTACGATGCGGTGGTATCGTCGGGCGAGAACGTGACCGCCGGTCTGATGGCGTTGACCTTGCAGGAAATGGACGTGCCCGCGCGCAGCTGGCAGGGCTGGCAGGTGCCGGTCATGACCACCGGTGCGCACGCCAATGCCCGGATTGAGGATATCCCGACCGACAATATCTCTGCCAAGTTCGGCGAAGGCATGAAAGTGGCCGTGGTCGCAGGGTTTCAGGGCATTTCCCCCGAGGGCCGCATCACCACGCTGGGCCGGGGCGGATCGGACACCACTGCCGTGGCCTTTGCCGCCGCCTTTGGCGCGGTGCGCTGTGATATCTACACCGATGTTGACGGTGTCTATACCACCGACCCGCGCATCTGCGAAAAAGCGCGCAAGCTGGACAAGATCGCCTTTGAAGAGATGCTGGAAATGGCCAGCCTTGGGGCCAAGGTCCTGCAAACTCGCTCTGTCGAGCTGGCGATGCGCTTTAAGGTGCCGCTGCGGGTACTGTCGAGCTTCGAGGAAATGGATGACACGGCGGGAACGCTGGTCTGCGACGAGGATGAGATCATGGAAAGCAATGTTGTGGCCGGTGTGGCCCATTCCCGCGACGAAGCCAAGATGACGCTGGTCTCGGTCGCTGACCGGCCGGGCATCGCCGCCGCGATCTTTACGCCGCTGGCAGAGGCTGGGGTGAATGTCGACATGATCGTGCAAAACATCTCGGAAGAGGGTCGTACCGACATGACCTTTTCCTGCCCCACAAATCAGGTGGCGCGCGCCGAAAAGGCGATGGAAGAGGCCAAGACCAAGGGCGAGATCAACTTTCACGGTATCGTCGCCGACACCAATGTGGCCAAGGTTTCGGTCGTGGGCATCGGCATGCGCAGCCACACAGGTGTGGCGGCCAAGATGTTCAAGGTACTGTCCAACGACGGCATCAACATCAAGGTGATCACCACCTCCGAGATCAAGATTTCGGTACTGATCGAACGCAAGTACATGGAACTTGCCGTTCAGGCCCTGCACGATGCGTTTGAATTGGACAAAAGCGCCTGA
- the ptsP gene encoding phosphoenolpyruvate--protein phosphotransferase translates to MPTNTESESRKLLGRLRDTMAEEAAGQERLDKITHLTADSMGTEVCSIYLFRDPETLELCATQGLKAEAVHQTRMKLGEGLVGRVARTGKTINSADAPKERGFRYMPETGEEIYSSFLGVPIQRLGSKLGVLVVQSKQLRQFTSDEVYALEVVAMVLAEMSELGAFVGEGAALKARHTQSMLFRGGTGQEGSAMGHAWLHEPRVVVTNLVSDDPDTELKRLHEAVDQLRVSVDEMLAGAGGNSEAGEGEHTQVLEAYRMFANSKGWMRRMEEDIARGLSAEAAVEKEQSTARARMAQVNDAYLRERLHDLDDLSNRLLRILTGQGRQTGAELPENPILIARNIGPAELLEYNRKLKGVVLEEGSVGSHAVIVARALAIPLVIHAERITNEALNGDQILVDGDQGVVHLRPDETVVSAFRDKMEMQAKAQERYGSIRDTPCVSADGVPISLMMNAGLMADLPSLEDSGAEGVGLFRTELQFLIRNQMPRRTELADLYTRVLDAAKGKRVIFRTLDIGSDKVLPYMKTLDEPNPALGWRAIRVALDRPGVMRMQLQALVRAANGRPLTIMFPFIAQYEEYARAREEVDKVLARERKLGHAVPEQLEVGTMLETPSLAYASKRFFEEVEFLSIGGNDLKQFFFAADRENELVRRRYDTLNVSFLSFIGDIVARCESTNTPLSFCGEDAGRPIEALCLAAIGLRSLSMRPASVGPVKSLLMRYSLKEVRDVIEEAKLRGEQSVRQSVMDYLRDNA, encoded by the coding sequence ATGCCGACAAACACCGAATCCGAAAGCCGCAAGCTGCTTGGCCGCTTGCGCGACACGATGGCAGAAGAGGCCGCCGGTCAGGAGCGGCTGGACAAGATCACCCATCTGACCGCAGATTCGATGGGCACAGAGGTCTGTTCGATCTACCTGTTCCGCGATCCTGAAACGTTGGAGCTTTGCGCCACGCAGGGTCTGAAAGCCGAAGCCGTCCACCAGACCCGCATGAAGCTGGGTGAAGGTCTCGTCGGTCGCGTTGCGCGCACCGGCAAGACGATCAACAGTGCCGATGCCCCGAAAGAGCGCGGCTTTCGCTACATGCCCGAAACCGGCGAAGAGATCTATTCCAGCTTTCTCGGCGTGCCGATCCAGCGACTTGGCTCCAAGCTGGGGGTGCTGGTGGTTCAATCGAAACAGCTCCGCCAGTTCACCTCCGATGAGGTTTACGCGCTGGAAGTCGTCGCCATGGTGCTGGCGGAAATGTCCGAACTTGGGGCCTTTGTCGGTGAGGGCGCGGCGCTCAAGGCGCGGCATACCCAGTCGATGCTGTTTCGTGGTGGCACCGGGCAAGAGGGCAGCGCCATGGGTCATGCCTGGCTGCACGAACCGCGCGTCGTGGTCACCAATTTGGTCTCGGATGATCCGGACACCGAACTCAAACGTCTGCATGAGGCTGTCGATCAGTTACGCGTGTCCGTAGATGAGATGCTGGCCGGCGCGGGTGGCAATAGTGAAGCGGGTGAAGGTGAACACACACAGGTGCTGGAAGCGTACCGCATGTTCGCCAATTCCAAGGGCTGGATGCGGCGCATGGAAGAGGACATCGCCCGTGGCCTGTCGGCCGAGGCGGCCGTGGAAAAAGAACAAAGCACGGCTCGCGCCCGCATGGCGCAGGTCAACGACGCCTACCTGCGCGAACGGTTGCACGACCTTGACGATCTATCGAACCGCCTGCTGCGCATCCTCACCGGGCAAGGCCGCCAAACCGGCGCCGAACTGCCCGAAAACCCGATCCTGATCGCCCGCAACATCGGCCCCGCCGAACTGCTGGAATACAACCGCAAGCTCAAGGGCGTGGTGCTTGAAGAGGGGTCCGTGGGCAGCCATGCCGTCATTGTGGCCCGCGCGCTGGCGATTCCGCTGGTCATCCACGCCGAACGCATCACCAACGAGGCGCTGAACGGCGACCAGATCCTTGTTGACGGCGATCAAGGGGTCGTCCACTTGCGCCCCGATGAGACAGTGGTCAGCGCCTTCCGCGACAAGATGGAAATGCAGGCCAAGGCGCAGGAGCGCTATGGCTCTATCCGCGACACCCCCTGCGTCAGCGCTGATGGCGTGCCGATAAGCCTGATGATGAACGCCGGTCTGATGGCCGATCTGCCCTCACTGGAGGATTCCGGTGCGGAAGGTGTCGGCCTGTTCCGCACCGAATTGCAGTTCCTGATCCGCAACCAGATGCCAAGGCGGACGGAACTCGCGGACCTGTATACCCGCGTGCTGGACGCCGCCAAAGGCAAGCGCGTGATCTTTCGCACCCTCGACATCGGGTCCGACAAGGTCCTGCCCTACATGAAGACTCTGGATGAGCCGAACCCTGCATTGGGATGGCGTGCGATCCGGGTGGCGCTGGATCGCCCCGGCGTCATGCGGATGCAGTTGCAAGCACTGGTGCGTGCTGCAAATGGCCGTCCGCTGACAATCATGTTCCCCTTTATTGCCCAGTATGAGGAATACGCCCGTGCCCGTGAGGAAGTAGACAAGGTTCTGGCTCGTGAGCGTAAACTGGGTCATGCAGTGCCGGAACAGCTGGAGGTCGGCACCATGCTGGAGACTCCCAGCCTTGCCTATGCCTCGAAGCGGTTTTTTGAAGAAGTAGAATTTCTGTCGATTGGCGGCAACGATCTCAAGCAGTTCTTCTTTGCCGCCGACCGCGAAAACGAACTGGTCCGCCGCCGCTATGATACGCTCAACGTCTCTTTCCTGAGCTTCATCGGCGACATCGTGGCGCGCTGCGAAAGCACCAACACCCCGCTAAGTTTCTGCGGCGAGGATGCCGGTCGCCCGATCGAGGCCCTGTGCCTTGCCGCCATCGGCCTTCGGTCGTTGTCGATGCGCCCTGCCTCTGTCGGCCCGGTCAAAAGCCTGCTGATGCGTTACTCGCTGAAAGAAGTGCGCGACGTGATCGAAGAGGCAAAGCTGCGCGGCGAACAATCTGTCCGGCAATCGGTCATGGATTACCTGCGCGACAACGCGTGA
- a CDS encoding EcsC family protein yields MSDTKLPVVQHQSEIAALAKRYREADSLGMQVLSLIGGHAGNLLERLPDAAKDRLEEATRRALTAALHAAQRSRGVVPDQKHWLNTAVATAMGAAGGSGGLPSALAELPVTVTVLLRSIQGVAADHGFDPSTPEIARECLSVFAAAGPMDEDDDAEMGFLAARVAVTGSTIYSLIARIAPKLSIAMGQKLATQTVPVLGAVAGAATNYAYTSYYQQMAQVHFGLLALSRRTGIPREVLVAELKKEMAKARLTLN; encoded by the coding sequence GTGTCCGATACAAAATTGCCAGTTGTTCAGCATCAATCTGAAATCGCCGCTTTGGCCAAACGCTATCGCGAGGCGGACTCGCTGGGAATGCAGGTGTTGTCGCTGATCGGCGGCCATGCTGGCAATCTGTTGGAACGGCTGCCGGATGCAGCCAAGGACCGGCTGGAAGAGGCGACGCGGCGCGCGTTGACGGCGGCGCTCCACGCGGCGCAACGGTCGCGTGGGGTGGTGCCGGACCAGAAACACTGGCTCAACACGGCCGTGGCTACCGCAATGGGTGCAGCGGGGGGATCGGGCGGATTGCCCTCGGCGCTGGCGGAACTGCCGGTCACAGTGACTGTGCTGTTGCGCTCTATTCAAGGCGTTGCGGCGGACCACGGTTTTGATCCGTCGACGCCAGAGATCGCCCGCGAATGCCTGAGCGTCTTTGCCGCCGCAGGACCGATGGATGAGGACGATGACGCCGAAATGGGTTTCTTGGCCGCACGGGTGGCTGTGACCGGATCGACGATCTACAGCCTGATTGCCCGGATCGCGCCAAAACTGTCGATCGCCATGGGGCAAAAGTTGGCCACTCAAACTGTGCCGGTGCTGGGTGCGGTGGCGGGGGCTGCGACCAACTATGCCTATACCAGCTATTATCAGCAGATGGCGCAGGTGCATTTCGGGCTGCTGGCCCTGTCACGCCGAACCGGCATCCCGCGCGAGGTGCTGGTGGCCGAGCTGAAAAAGGAAATGGCCAAGGCGCGGTTAACGCTGAATTAA
- a CDS encoding GNAT family N-acetyltransferase, whose translation MFTLAQETPSDWWEVEALFDLAFAPGRSALSSYRLRDDVAPVAALCRLARDEAGTLGGAIRYWPVRVGPHDVLLLGPVAVHPIAQGEGLGAALIRDTTARAAEQGHARILLVGDAPYYGRFGFERLEGVEMPPPTNPDRILGLPLYLGAWDGVTGEVTRAA comes from the coding sequence GTGTTCACACTTGCACAGGAAACGCCATCCGACTGGTGGGAGGTCGAAGCGCTGTTCGATCTGGCCTTTGCGCCGGGTCGGTCCGCGCTGTCGTCGTACCGTCTGCGCGACGATGTGGCCCCGGTCGCCGCGCTGTGCCGGTTGGCGCGGGATGAGGCGGGCACGCTGGGCGGAGCGATCCGCTATTGGCCGGTGCGGGTGGGGCCGCATGACGTCTTGTTACTGGGTCCGGTGGCGGTGCATCCCATTGCACAGGGCGAGGGATTGGGCGCGGCGCTGATCCGCGACACCACTGCGCGCGCGGCCGAGCAGGGCCATGCACGCATCCTGCTGGTTGGCGATGCGCCTTATTACGGACGCTTTGGATTCGAGCGGCTTGAGGGGGTCGAGATGCCGCCGCCTACCAACCCAGACCGCATTCTGGGGCTGCCATTGTATCTTGGTGCATGGGATGGTGTGACGGGTGAGGTGACGCGCGCAGCTTGA
- a CDS encoding flavin reductase family protein has product MFYRPEDGHGLPHNPFNAIVTPRPIGWISTRGSDGHDNLAPYSFFNAVAYFPPQVMFSSTSAKPDRGDTKDSVSQIRETSVFCVNIVEYAMKDVMNQTSGAWDRGVDEFELAGIEKAQCDTINCARVAGAPANLECKLTQIVQLPGEANFAVFGEVTGVHMRDDCLVDGIFDVLRFNPLSRMGYRDYTVVREKFSLNRPGE; this is encoded by the coding sequence TTGTTCTATCGCCCCGAAGACGGCCATGGCCTGCCCCACAACCCATTTAACGCCATCGTGACCCCGCGCCCCATCGGCTGGATCTCGACCCGGGGCAGCGACGGGCACGACAATCTGGCCCCCTACAGCTTTTTCAACGCGGTCGCCTATTTCCCGCCACAGGTGATGTTCTCCTCAACCAGCGCCAAGCCGGATCGGGGCGACACCAAGGACAGCGTCAGCCAGATCCGCGAGACCAGCGTCTTTTGCGTCAACATCGTGGAATACGCGATGAAAGACGTGATGAACCAGACGTCCGGCGCGTGGGACCGCGGCGTCGATGAATTTGAACTCGCCGGGATCGAAAAGGCCCAGTGCGACACTATCAACTGCGCCCGCGTGGCCGGCGCCCCCGCCAACCTGGAATGTAAGCTGACGCAGATCGTGCAACTGCCCGGCGAGGCGAATTTCGCCGTCTTCGGTGAGGTCACAGGCGTGCACATGCGCGACGATTGTCTGGTGGACGGTATCTTCGACGTGCTGCGTTTTAACCCGCTCAGCCGCATGGGCTATCGCGACTACACCGTTGTACGGGAAAAGTTCAGCCTGAACCGGCCCGGGGAATAA
- a CDS encoding CatB-related O-acetyltransferase — protein MPVPSVLPGADTAYPITLPDGSPHRGTVNLKNVINHPRFEVGDFTYASDFDPPDDWAGRLAPYLFPFSQEKLTIGKYGQIANGVRFIGSSANHATDGISTFPFAVFDPETMMGFQPDTRDTTVGHDVWIGYGALILPGATIGNGVIVGAGSVVRGTVPDYAIVTGNPAQIVRLRFTPDEIALLNALRWWDWPPENVSAARPALEAGDVAALANFAPT, from the coding sequence ATGCCCGTCCCTTCCGTCCTGCCCGGGGCCGACACGGCCTATCCCATCACTCTGCCTGACGGCAGCCCACATCGCGGCACGGTCAATCTAAAAAACGTCATCAACCATCCGCGGTTCGAGGTCGGCGATTTCACTTATGCCTCGGACTTTGACCCACCCGACGATTGGGCGGGTCGTTTGGCGCCCTACCTGTTTCCCTTCAGTCAAGAGAAACTGACGATTGGCAAATACGGCCAGATCGCTAACGGAGTCCGCTTTATCGGCAGTTCCGCCAACCACGCAACCGACGGGATCAGCACGTTTCCCTTTGCGGTCTTTGACCCGGAAACCATGATGGGTTTTCAGCCGGACACCCGCGACACGACCGTCGGCCACGATGTCTGGATCGGCTACGGAGCGTTGATCCTGCCGGGTGCAACGATCGGCAACGGTGTGATTGTCGGCGCAGGATCGGTCGTGCGTGGCACTGTCCCCGACTACGCCATCGTCACCGGGAATCCGGCACAGATTGTCAGACTGCGTTTTACGCCGGACGAAATCGCCCTGCTAAACGCGCTGCGCTGGTGGGACTGGCCCCCCGAGAACGTCTCCGCCGCCCGTCCGGCGCTGGAGGCGGGCGACGTTGCTGCATTAGCCAATTTTGCGCCGACGTAA
- a CDS encoding SulP family inorganic anion transporter: protein MRKAILATFANRLAMPDLSLMPDEKLTPARWRIELLAGLTVALALVPEAVAFAFVAGVHPLVGLYAAFLVGLVTALIGGRPGMISGATGALAVVMVALVAQHGVEYLFATVVLMGILQLIAGALQWGKFIRLVPHPVMLGFVNGLAIVIFLAQLGQFKVPGSMENTGHGVGGGEWLSGMPLYLMLGLTALTMAIIWVMPKISKVVPAPLVGIFVVAALVIGFGLEVPRVGDLASIQGGLPSFHLPAIPLNLETLEIILPYAVILAAIGLIESLLTLNLVGEMTGKRGGASQECMAQGAANVLTGFFGGMGGCAMIGQSMINVKSGARTRVAGIAAALFLLIFILFASPLIELIPLAALVGVMFMVVIGTFAWNSLTILTKVPLMDAFVILLVTVVTVMEDLAVAVVVGVIVSALAYAWNNARRIDAHTRESETDLGAKVYEIRGPLFFGSSEGFGELFDIENDPETVIVDFKESRVVDQSALQAIEALAGKYEAAGKRIKLRHLSRDCHRLLTKAGHLMVDSDDDPDYEIAVDYNVRTGILGGH from the coding sequence ATGAGAAAAGCCATTTTGGCGACATTCGCCAATCGCCTTGCCATGCCTGACCTGTCGTTGATGCCGGACGAGAAGCTGACGCCTGCGCGTTGGCGGATCGAACTGCTAGCAGGTTTGACTGTGGCCCTAGCGCTGGTGCCCGAGGCCGTGGCCTTTGCCTTTGTGGCGGGGGTTCATCCGCTGGTCGGATTGTATGCGGCGTTTCTTGTCGGTCTGGTGACGGCGCTGATCGGCGGTCGTCCGGGCATGATCTCTGGTGCGACGGGTGCGCTGGCCGTGGTCATGGTGGCGCTGGTCGCGCAACACGGCGTTGAATACCTGTTTGCCACAGTCGTCCTGATGGGCATCCTGCAATTGATCGCGGGCGCGCTGCAATGGGGCAAGTTCATCCGGCTGGTGCCGCATCCGGTCATGCTGGGCTTTGTCAACGGGCTGGCGATCGTGATCTTTCTTGCCCAGTTGGGCCAGTTCAAAGTGCCGGGATCAATGGAAAATACCGGACACGGCGTTGGCGGCGGCGAATGGCTGTCGGGCATGCCCCTGTACCTGATGCTGGGCCTAACCGCGCTGACTATGGCTATCATCTGGGTGATGCCCAAGATCAGCAAGGTGGTGCCAGCACCCTTGGTCGGTATCTTTGTCGTCGCCGCGCTGGTGATCGGCTTTGGGCTGGAGGTGCCGCGCGTTGGTGACCTTGCTTCGATCCAGGGTGGGCTGCCGTCCTTCCATTTGCCGGCTATCCCTTTGAATTTGGAAACGCTTGAAATCATCCTGCCTTATGCGGTGATCCTTGCAGCCATCGGGTTGATTGAATCGCTGCTGACGCTGAACCTTGTCGGCGAGATGACGGGCAAGCGTGGCGGTGCCAGCCAAGAGTGCATGGCGCAGGGCGCTGCCAATGTGTTGACCGGGTTTTTCGGCGGTATGGGCGGGTGCGCGATGATCGGTCAGTCGATGATCAACGTGAAATCGGGCGCGCGGACGCGGGTTGCGGGTATCGCGGCGGCGCTGTTCCTGCTGATCTTCATCCTCTTTGCCTCGCCGTTGATCGAACTCATTCCTCTGGCGGCATTGGTCGGGGTGATGTTCATGGTGGTGATCGGGACGTTCGCGTGGAACTCTCTGACCATCCTGACAAAAGTGCCGCTGATGGATGCCTTTGTCATCCTGTTGGTGACGGTTGTCACGGTGATGGAAGACCTTGCCGTTGCCGTTGTAGTGGGGGTGATCGTCTCTGCTCTGGCCTATGCGTGGAACAACGCGCGCCGGATTGACGCCCACACGCGCGAGTCGGAAACCGACCTTGGCGCAAAAGTTTATGAGATTCGCGGCCCGTTGTTCTTTGGCTCTTCCGAAGGGTTTGGAGAGCTGTTCGATATCGAGAATGACCCCGAAACCGTGATCGTTGATTTCAAAGAAAGTCGGGTGGTCGACCAATCGGCCTTGCAGGCCATCGAGGCCCTCGCCGGGAAGTATGAGGCCGCAGGCAAACGGATCAAGCTGCGCCATCTGAGCCGTGACTGTCACAGGTTGCTGACAAAGGCGGGGCATCTGATGGTCGATAGTGACGATGACCCCGATTATGAGATCGCGGTCGATTACAATGTGCGGACAGGGATCTTGGGCGGGCACTGA
- a CDS encoding S-methyl-5'-thioadenosine phosphorylase, which yields MTETMIAVIGGSGIYDIEGLEGAEWRTVDSPWGTPSDEILTGSLDGVKMAFLPRHGRGHVHSPTTVPYRANIDALKRIGVTDVISVSACGSFREEMAPGDFVVVDQFIDRTFGREKSFFGTGCVAHVSVAHPTCPRLGDACYTAAQDAGITVHRGGTYLAMEGPQFSTMAESKMYRDVWGCDVIGMTNMPEAKLAREAELCYASIAMVTDYDSWHPDHGAVDITDIIKTLTGNADKGREMVRRLPALLGADRAPCPHGCDRALEYALLTAPEKRDPDLLARLDAVAGRMLGGN from the coding sequence ATGACAGAGACCATGATCGCCGTGATCGGCGGGTCCGGCATCTACGACATCGAGGGGCTGGAAGGGGCCGAATGGCGTACAGTGGACAGCCCATGGGGCACCCCCTCCGACGAGATCCTGACCGGATCGCTGGACGGGGTAAAAATGGCCTTTTTGCCGCGCCACGGGCGCGGCCATGTGCATAGCCCAACCACCGTGCCCTACCGCGCCAATATCGACGCGCTGAAACGCATCGGCGTCACCGATGTCATCTCTGTCTCAGCCTGCGGGTCGTTCCGCGAAGAGATGGCACCGGGCGATTTTGTCGTGGTCGATCAGTTCATCGACCGCACGTTTGGCCGTGAGAAGTCCTTTTTCGGCACAGGCTGTGTGGCTCACGTCTCAGTCGCGCATCCGACCTGCCCCCGCCTTGGCGATGCCTGCTACACGGCCGCACAGGATGCCGGGATCACCGTACACCGGGGCGGCACCTATCTGGCCATGGAAGGCCCGCAGTTTTCGACCATGGCAGAATCCAAGATGTACCGCGACGTTTGGGGCTGCGACGTGATCGGCATGACCAACATGCCAGAGGCCAAGCTCGCCCGCGAGGCAGAGCTTTGCTATGCCTCCATCGCCATGGTCACCGACTACGACAGCTGGCACCCCGATCACGGCGCCGTGGACATCACCGACATCATCAAGACGCTGACCGGCAACGCTGACAAGGGCCGCGAGATGGTTCGCCGCCTGCCCGCTCTTTTGGGGGCAGACCGAGCCCCCTGTCCGCATGGCTGCGACCGTGCGCTTGAATATGCCCTGCTGACAGCTCCGGAGAAACGCGACCCTGACCTATTGGCCAGGCTGGACGCGGTGGCGGGCCGGATGTTGGGCGGCAACTGA
- a CDS encoding DUF2927 domain-containing protein: MLRALFLGLMMGSLPYAVASAEDYVETEGLLSDEDFYRLVACAAPPGTACRKTLVRWPVDRPLRVQLTQVDPAFLGGKQNRARAALVRAIKFINRADTAITLRQVDTDAKADIRIYLIDTDGDAPIQGTGIEGIDGATVTGARVIVWSRSGSGEIQRAKIIFGTRLHIRHYESAMIEELTQALGLLTDIRNPDYLGRSIFSQDDNDSKDLGPQDLMALRRHYPPQE, from the coding sequence ATGCTGCGTGCGCTTTTCCTTGGTTTAATGATGGGTTCGCTGCCCTACGCTGTGGCAAGCGCCGAAGACTATGTCGAGACCGAAGGCCTGCTCAGCGATGAGGATTTCTATCGCCTTGTCGCTTGCGCCGCCCCGCCCGGCACAGCGTGCCGCAAGACGTTGGTGCGCTGGCCGGTCGATCGCCCGTTGCGCGTGCAGTTGACGCAGGTTGATCCCGCCTTTCTGGGAGGCAAGCAGAACCGCGCGCGCGCCGCCCTTGTGCGGGCGATCAAGTTCATAAACAGGGCGGACACGGCGATCACCCTGCGGCAGGTCGACACCGACGCCAAGGCGGACATTCGCATCTATCTGATCGACACCGACGGCGACGCCCCCATACAGGGCACCGGCATCGAAGGAATTGATGGCGCCACGGTCACAGGCGCGCGCGTTATCGTCTGGTCGCGCAGCGGCTCCGGTGAGATCCAGCGAGCAAAGATCATCTTTGGCACCCGCCTGCACATCCGCCACTACGAATCTGCCATGATCGAGGAATTGACCCAGGCGCTTGGCCTGTTGACCGACATTCGGAACCCTGATTACCTCGGACGGTCTATCTTTTCGCAGGACGACAACGATTCCAAGGATCTGGGCCCACAAGACCTGATGGCCCTGCGACGCCACTATCCGCCACAGGAGTAA